A stretch of the Malus domestica chromosome 08, GDT2T_hap1 genome encodes the following:
- the LOC139187749 gene encoding uncharacterized protein: protein MYCIIRMKNKNESHFMSMGGLVVKQTLHKARADNIDNLVKNTIGVVFYSCPHFGSKLADMPWRIGFVFRPAPTIGELRSGSPRLVELNDFIRQLHKKGMLQVLSFCETKVTPIVEGYGGWAFRMEIVPIESAYPGFGDLVVLDSTDHINSCKPLSRSDPSYTEILPFLRKLKASQK from the exons ATGTATTGTATTATAAggatgaaaaacaaaaatgagtCGCACTTCATGAG CATGGGAGGTCTGGTTGTCAAGCAAACACTGCATAAAGCAAGAGCAGATAATATTGATAACCTCGTGAAAAACACCATTGGAGTT GTTTTCTATAGCTGCCCACATTTTGGAAGCAAACTAGCAGACATGCCTTGGAGAATAGGATTTGTATTTCGCCCAGCACCGACT ATAGGGGAGCTAAGAAGTGGATCTCCAAGATTAGTAGAACTTAATGACTTCATCCGTCAGCTTCACAAGAAGGGGATGCTTCAAGTCCTCAGTTTCTGTGAG ACCAAGGTAACTCCAATTGTTGAAGGTTACGGCGGATGGGCCTTCCGAATGGAAATTGTACCAATTGAATCAGCATATCCTGGATTTGGTGATCTCGTT GTATTAGATTCAACAGATCACATAAACTCGTGCAAACCACTCAGCCGCAGTGATCCCTCATATACAGAGATATTACCGTTTTTGCGGAAGCTGAAAGCAAGCCAGAAATAA